Proteins co-encoded in one Odontesthes bonariensis isolate fOdoBon6 chromosome 24, fOdoBon6.hap1, whole genome shotgun sequence genomic window:
- the scml4 gene encoding sex comb on midleg-like protein 4 isoform X1 gives MSGLMSTLSTSQEMQSSTLGPQFVVGPPGKVPGRKRGRPPIRKLEFQSHYVEALSPLKVPKKRGRKPGFKLKPRMVMSSLANSPPGCTPEPELGSIPQDAAIVPHSATPQVLTAETPLPDDFICDPPVDSKRYTIDPSDSAFNIMTSQYQTKHSYVYRSNSCSTPLGVCRQASSPASFQDGNRNAYSSMPDTGEGRRRAGTNPSSWGVEDVVWFIKEADPQALGPHADAFRKHEIDGDALLLLKSEMMMKYLGLKLGPALKLCYHIDRLKQNRL, from the exons ATGTCAG GTCTGATGAGTACCTTGTCCACCAGCCAGGAGATGCAATCTTCTACTCTCGGTCCCCAGTTCGTAGTGGGGCCTCCGGGTAAGGTACCTGGCAGGAAGAGAGGACGGCCTCCTATCCGTAAGCTGGAGTTCCAGAGCCACTATGTTGAGGCTCTGTCGCCCCTTAAGGTCCCAAAGAAGAGAGGCAGGAAACCTGGCTTTAAG CTAAAGCCCAGAATGGTGATGTCCTCACTTGCCAACTCGCCTCCCGGCTGCACACCAGAACCTGAGCTGGGCTCCATCCCACAGGATGCTGCAATCGTCCCACACTCTGCCACACCACAGGTTCTAACAG CAGAGACACCATTGCCAGATGATTTCATATGTGACCCACCTGTGGACTCCAAGCGCTACACCATAGATCCCAGTGACTCCGCCTTCAACATCATGACATCACAGTACCAAACTAAACACTCGTATGTGTACCGTAGCAACAGTTGCTCTACTCCATTAGGTGTATGCAGGCAAGCATCAAGCCCGGCGAGTTTCCAGGATGGAAACAGGAATG CCTACAGCTCAATGCCAGACACAGGAGAGGGCAGGCGTCGTGCTGGCACAAACCCCTCCAGCTGGGGTGTAGAGGATGTGGTTTGGTTCATCAAAGAGGCTGACCCCCAAGCCCTGGGACCTCACGCTGATGCATTCAGAAAGcat GAAATAGACGGAGATGCCCTCCTACTGCTGAAAAGTGAGATGATGATGAAGTACTTGGGACTGAAGCTGGGCCCTGCCCTCAAACTCTGTTACCACATCGACAGGCTCAAACAAAATCGATTGTGA
- the scml4 gene encoding sex comb on midleg-like protein 4 isoform X2, with translation MSGLMSTLSTSQEMQSSTLGPQFVVGPPGKVPGRKRGRPPIRKLEFQSHYVEALSPLKVPKKRGRKPGFKLKPRMVMSSLANSPPGCTPEPELGSIPQDAAIVPHSATPQVLTETPLPDDFICDPPVDSKRYTIDPSDSAFNIMTSQYQTKHSYVYRSNSCSTPLGVCRQASSPASFQDGNRNAYSSMPDTGEGRRRAGTNPSSWGVEDVVWFIKEADPQALGPHADAFRKHEIDGDALLLLKSEMMMKYLGLKLGPALKLCYHIDRLKQNRL, from the exons ATGTCAG GTCTGATGAGTACCTTGTCCACCAGCCAGGAGATGCAATCTTCTACTCTCGGTCCCCAGTTCGTAGTGGGGCCTCCGGGTAAGGTACCTGGCAGGAAGAGAGGACGGCCTCCTATCCGTAAGCTGGAGTTCCAGAGCCACTATGTTGAGGCTCTGTCGCCCCTTAAGGTCCCAAAGAAGAGAGGCAGGAAACCTGGCTTTAAG CTAAAGCCCAGAATGGTGATGTCCTCACTTGCCAACTCGCCTCCCGGCTGCACACCAGAACCTGAGCTGGGCTCCATCCCACAGGATGCTGCAATCGTCCCACACTCTGCCACACCACAGGTTCTAACAG AGACACCATTGCCAGATGATTTCATATGTGACCCACCTGTGGACTCCAAGCGCTACACCATAGATCCCAGTGACTCCGCCTTCAACATCATGACATCACAGTACCAAACTAAACACTCGTATGTGTACCGTAGCAACAGTTGCTCTACTCCATTAGGTGTATGCAGGCAAGCATCAAGCCCGGCGAGTTTCCAGGATGGAAACAGGAATG CCTACAGCTCAATGCCAGACACAGGAGAGGGCAGGCGTCGTGCTGGCACAAACCCCTCCAGCTGGGGTGTAGAGGATGTGGTTTGGTTCATCAAAGAGGCTGACCCCCAAGCCCTGGGACCTCACGCTGATGCATTCAGAAAGcat GAAATAGACGGAGATGCCCTCCTACTGCTGAAAAGTGAGATGATGATGAAGTACTTGGGACTGAAGCTGGGCCCTGCCCTCAAACTCTGTTACCACATCGACAGGCTCAAACAAAATCGATTGTGA
- the scml4 gene encoding sex comb on midleg-like protein 4 isoform X3, with protein MSTLSTSQEMQSSTLGPQFVVGPPGKVPGRKRGRPPIRKLEFQSHYVEALSPLKVPKKRGRKPGFKLKPRMVMSSLANSPPGCTPEPELGSIPQDAAIVPHSATPQVLTAETPLPDDFICDPPVDSKRYTIDPSDSAFNIMTSQYQTKHSYVYRSNSCSTPLGVCRQASSPASFQDGNRNAYSSMPDTGEGRRRAGTNPSSWGVEDVVWFIKEADPQALGPHADAFRKHEIDGDALLLLKSEMMMKYLGLKLGPALKLCYHIDRLKQNRL; from the exons ATGAGTACCTTGTCCACCAGCCAGGAGATGCAATCTTCTACTCTCGGTCCCCAGTTCGTAGTGGGGCCTCCGGGTAAGGTACCTGGCAGGAAGAGAGGACGGCCTCCTATCCGTAAGCTGGAGTTCCAGAGCCACTATGTTGAGGCTCTGTCGCCCCTTAAGGTCCCAAAGAAGAGAGGCAGGAAACCTGGCTTTAAG CTAAAGCCCAGAATGGTGATGTCCTCACTTGCCAACTCGCCTCCCGGCTGCACACCAGAACCTGAGCTGGGCTCCATCCCACAGGATGCTGCAATCGTCCCACACTCTGCCACACCACAGGTTCTAACAG CAGAGACACCATTGCCAGATGATTTCATATGTGACCCACCTGTGGACTCCAAGCGCTACACCATAGATCCCAGTGACTCCGCCTTCAACATCATGACATCACAGTACCAAACTAAACACTCGTATGTGTACCGTAGCAACAGTTGCTCTACTCCATTAGGTGTATGCAGGCAAGCATCAAGCCCGGCGAGTTTCCAGGATGGAAACAGGAATG CCTACAGCTCAATGCCAGACACAGGAGAGGGCAGGCGTCGTGCTGGCACAAACCCCTCCAGCTGGGGTGTAGAGGATGTGGTTTGGTTCATCAAAGAGGCTGACCCCCAAGCCCTGGGACCTCACGCTGATGCATTCAGAAAGcat GAAATAGACGGAGATGCCCTCCTACTGCTGAAAAGTGAGATGATGATGAAGTACTTGGGACTGAAGCTGGGCCCTGCCCTCAAACTCTGTTACCACATCGACAGGCTCAAACAAAATCGATTGTGA